The sequence GCACAAGTGAACCGTTATGTCGTTGCTCGTCGTTGGCTCGGTGGCCTTGGACAATGTCGAAACTCCCTCGGCGCGGCGCGACAACGTACTGGGCGGCTCGGCCGTTCACTTTTCGTACGCGGCCAGCTTCTTCTCGAAGGTCCACCTGGTTGGCGCGGTCGGTGAAGACTGGCCGGCCGAGCACACCCAACTGCTCAGCGGTCGCGGCATCGATGTCAGCGGCTTGAATGTGGTTCCCGGCGGCAAGACGTTCCGCTGGACCGGCAAATACCAGCCCAACATGAACGACCGCGAGACGTTGGAAGTTCACTTGAACGTGCTGGGGACGTTCGATCCCAACGTGCCCGACCATTACCGCAAGTGCAAGTATCTATTCCTCGGCAATGGCTCGCCAACCTGGCAGTTGAAAGTTCGCGAGCAATTGCCCAACGCGGCCCTGACCATGGCCGACACGATGGACCTGTGGATCAACATTCAGCGCGATGAGTTGAATGCCCTGTTGCGCCGCATCGACGGCCTGGTGTTGAACGATCACGAGGCCAAGCTGCTGACCGACGAAGAAAACCTGGTCGCCGCCGGTCGTCGCGTGCTCGAACTGGGTCCGCGGTTCGTGGTGGTCAAGAAGGGGGAGCACGGCTCGATTTTCTTCAGCCGAGACGAAACGTACGTCCTGCCGGCCTTTCCCACGGCCCGCGTCGTCGACCCGACGGGGGCTGGCGACAGCTTTGCCGGTGGCCTGATGGGTTACCTCGCCGAGCAAGACAAGATCGACGGCAAGACCATGAAGCAGGCCCTGGCCTATGGCACCGTGACGGCCAGCTTCAACGTCGAGGACTTTTCGCTCGATCGGCTGCGCGGGCTGTCGCGAGCCGACATCGACCGGCGCTTGGAAGATTATCGCCGCATGTTGGCGCTCTAAAACGAAATCTCACGGCACACGAATGCCGTCGCGACCAAGCCGGCGGCTCTGCCGCCGAATCAACGGCGACCGAGTCGCCGGCTTGGAACGAAATACACGTCTCCAGAAAGCTCGTCGCCGCCATGCGTCACAAGGTTCGCACGTTCGTCGCCGTGGAACTTTCCCCCGAGGTGCTCTCGAACGCCCGGAATCTGTTGCGCGAGTGGCGGAAGTTCGACGCCCCGATCCGTTGGGTCGACGATGGCCAATTGCACCTGACGCTCGCCTTTTTGGGCGATGTCGACGCGCTCGACTTGCCCCAGGTCTGTCAGGCGGTGACCAAGGCGGTCGAGCCGCTGCCGCCGTTCGAGTGGCACGCCACGGGAGTCGGCGCCTTCCCCGCCCTGGAACGCCCGCGGACCATTTGGCTCGGCACCGGCGAAGGGGCCGACGATCTCGTCACGCTGCACGAGGCGATCGAACGCTGCCTCAGCCAACTGGGCTTTCGTGGCGAGGGACGCCGGTTCAAGCCGCACGTCACCTTGGGGCGCGTACGAGGCTACGACGAGCGGCTGGCCCCCTTGGTCGAGCAGCTTCGCACCCAGGCGTCGCTGTTCGCCGGCGTTTGCGATGTGACCGACGTGACGGTCTTTTCCAGCGAACTCGAACGTCACGGCCCAACGCACGAGCCGCTGGCCGTGGCGCCCCTGGCGGGCAGTTAATCCGCGCCCGTCGATGGTCAGTCGGCGTTCCAAGCCGGCGGCTCTGCCGCCGAACCGACGGCGACGAAGTCGCCGGCTTGGTCCGGTCAAGTTGTACCGACGGTAGCGATTCTGCCGCCGCCGGCCTTCCGCTGACACCCCGCAAGGTGCCGCCCGACCACCATTCAGTGTGGGCTTCGGCCAACACTCGGGATTGTGACCTAAAGTTTTATGACCGATTTCGCGCGCCCAGGGTGTGCGCGAGCGTCACAAGTTGTCGGTTGATGTTGCAAGGGCCCGCGTCCGATGTCGCAGTTTTGGCACTACTGGTACATGGTCTTCAAGTGGCTCGACGGGCTGTCGACGCGCGAATGGTTCATCGTCCTGCTGTTCGTCGTGGTTTGGGGCGTGTTCTGTATGCGCGGCTTTGGTTCCCGCAAACATCACTAGACAATCCCGAGATTCATCGTTGACGCGGTGGCGACCGCGGCCGATGACGACCGGTCGAATCCCAGGTGGGAGTTTGAAACAAGATGGACTGGCTGAGCGGCTTGGGTCTGAGCGAAGTGTCCATTCCGACGCCCGTGGCGTTGGCCGCGGTGACGGTGTTGGCCTACTTGTTCGGCCGGC is a genomic window of Planctomycetota bacterium containing:
- the thpR gene encoding RNA 2',3'-cyclic phosphodiesterase is translated as MRHKVRTFVAVELSPEVLSNARNLLREWRKFDAPIRWVDDGQLHLTLAFLGDVDALDLPQVCQAVTKAVEPLPPFEWHATGVGAFPALERPRTIWLGTGEGADDLVTLHEAIERCLSQLGFRGEGRRFKPHVTLGRVRGYDERLAPLVEQLRTQASLFAGVCDVTDVTVFSSELERHGPTHEPLAVAPLAGS
- a CDS encoding sugar kinase, with protein sequence MSLLVVGSVALDNVETPSARRDNVLGGSAVHFSYAASFFSKVHLVGAVGEDWPAEHTQLLSGRGIDVSGLNVVPGGKTFRWTGKYQPNMNDRETLEVHLNVLGTFDPNVPDHYRKCKYLFLGNGSPTWQLKVREQLPNAALTMADTMDLWINIQRDELNALLRRIDGLVLNDHEAKLLTDEENLVAAGRRVLELGPRFVVVKKGEHGSIFFSRDETYVLPAFPTARVVDPTGAGDSFAGGLMGYLAEQDKIDGKTMKQALAYGTVTASFNVEDFSLDRLRGLSRADIDRRLEDYRRMLAL